CATCCGCGGACGCAAAGGCGACTATGACAATGTGCTGGCGAATCTGCGCTATCTGATCGAACTGGCCAAGACCAACAAGAATGTCCATCTCGACATTCACGACATCACCTCATACACCGGCGCTGATCCCGCACTGTCGATGCAACGGCTCCGTGCCCTCTTCCCTGCCGATCTCCCCTCCCGCGTGTCAATCGAGCCGCGCATCTTCCACAATTTCTGCGGACACCTGATGATGCCCCAGAAAGAGCGCCGGTATCGCCTCTGCCCTTACCCCTGGGTGCAAATGGCGATCGCGCACAATGGCGACTGTGTGGGCTGCTGCCGCGACACGGTCGGGCGCAGTGTGTTGGGGAATGTCTTCAAACAGCCTGTAATGGACATTTGGAACGGCGCGCCATACCAGCAATTCCGCAAAAACCTGCGCGACGGCCGCCCCGACCTCAATCACGCCTGCAAAGATTGCGACATGCCCTGGTCCGCCGGCGAACCGCGCTGGAAATTGGGGTATGTGGTGAGGTCGTTGTTGGGGAGATAAGCACAGCATAT
Above is a genomic segment from Candidatus Zixiibacteriota bacterium containing:
- a CDS encoding radical SAM protein, with protein sequence MNKLLHLFKLGWAYKIARPTKLNYPPYQFTIEPTNVCNLRCPFCPQSDPEHAHRRAFDQLSMDNFKLFLKHLRDAHPGNSNLNFTLDGEPFINPQFVNFVEMATAEGYFCIFASNGTLLDRKAADRLAAAGPFRASIDFAPDKYTFETIRGRKGDYDNVLANLRYLIELAKTNKNVHLDIHDITSYTGADPALSMQRLRALFPADLPSRVSIEPRIFHNFCGHLMMPQKERRYRLCPYPWVQMAIAHNGDCVGCCRDTVGRSVLGNVFKQPVMDIWNGAPYQQFRKNLRDGRPDLNHACKDCDMPWSAGEPRWKLGYVVRSLLGR